Proteins from a single region of Ogataea parapolymorpha DL-1 chromosome IV, whole genome shotgun sequence:
- a CDS encoding Elongation factor 2 (EF-2), also encoded by EFT1: MSEGKDPVITDILRKIERERNIALGASNLRKETSNALVIQKCNTSIREAQKNIEYLEQTLKKLRLQKVNSNDRSSPAESSHSQSVESVSSTNGDSHHNKKPIHKPTFTVLDLLKYECPSLGHRIQYMLQQLEFKIQVEQQYKEANEKIYKLYQLEGDRRSIAAAADGCVEGERKIQLMRKALKQYQSMYIDIDEVARENAVINTFRKNPLTGMLSITISTVRNVDHIASPVFTRNPDSIVTIKIDDVERGRTKGSRNDRWNETFEINVEKGNEVALTVYDKSGDQLVPVGLAWLPLSDIAEEIRRKKVTKERGGDWMIGSALQQGPRSQLSSSASNTTMESRSDLPGLSSASANGSSTASASDTNTVTSTCWFELEPTGQILITIGFTKANEHRKGERYAFGGGLGRHGAIRQRKEEIYEHHGHKFVQKQFYNIMCCAVCGDFLRYSGFQCEDCRFLCHKKCYKNVINKCISRTSTDSAPEETQLNHRIPHRFEQVTNRGTKWCCHCGYILPWGRKNIRKCSECGIFCHATCSHLVPDFCGMSIEKASQILSAIKSTQESKTTKPKPPVPTQSSATLTTISSKAAPSFGSEQTKVDHIPTAQHEYPSTAVTKQAYQKQQLQTGPGQYEGRQLPEIPLQNKPVPPTPQQTGSHPAPQPQSRPSTQPAAQLAPQQAVPSASQEVAKPVEKRSPAKQNGPSSHRSKQRRHRHRYGLDDFNFVAVLGKGNFGKVMLAESVHTHKLCAIKVLKKDFIIQNDEVESTKSEKRVFMIANKGQHPFLLNLHQCFQTENRIYFVMEYITGGDLMWHVQQKRFSLRRAQFYAAEVLLALKFLHENGVIYRDLKLDNIMLSESGHIKLGDYGLCKENMWYGNKTSTFCGTPELMAPEILKEQGYDKAVDWWAFGVLLYQMLLTKSPFKGEDEDEVFNAILTDEPLYPINMAKEAVDILQRLLTRDPAQRLGSGEADALEIMAHPYFANINFDDVLNLRVTPPYIPEIRDPRKPECFDEEFTSQAAKLTPVNSVLSPSMQEMFRGFTYVNEENAI, translated from the coding sequence ATGTCTGAAGGAAAAGATCCAGTAATTACTGATATTCTTCGCAAGATCGAGCGCGAGCGCAACATTGCGCTGGGAGCTAGCAACCTGCGTAAAGAAACATCCAATGCGCTCGTTATACAAAAATGTAACACTTCCATTAGAGAGGCCCAGAAAAACATTGAATATCTGGAACAAACGTTAAAAAAGTTGCGTTTGCAGAAAGTGAACTCGAATGATCGCTCCTCGCCTGCTGAGTCGTCGCACTCACAATCGGTAGAAAGCGTTTCCTCTACCAATGGAGACTCGCATCACAACAAGAAACCAATCCATAAACCCACCTTCACGGTCCTCGATTTGCTGAAGTATGAGTGTCCGTCGCTAGGGCATAGAATACAGTATATGCTGCAACAGTTGGAGTTTAAAATCCAGGTTGAGCAGCAGTATAAAGAGGCGAACGAGAAGATATACAAGTTGTATCAACTGGAAGGTGACCGGCGGAGTattgcagcagctgccgaTGGCTGTGTTGAAGGCGAGCGAAAGATCCAGCTGATGCGCAAAGCACTGAAACAGTACCAATCGATGTACATTGACATCGATGAAGTCGCTCGTGAGAATGCTGTGATCAACACGTTCAGGAAAAACCCTTTGACAGGAATGTTGTCCATTACAATTTCCACTGTTCGCAATGTTGATCACATTGCATCTCCAGTTTTTACCAGAAATCCGGACTCCATCGTTACaatcaagatcgacgacgtTGAACGTGGCCGGACCAAAGGATCAAGAAACGATAGGTGGAATGAAACATTTGAGATCAACGTTGAAAAAGGAAATGAGGTCGCACTTACCGTGTACGACAAGTCTGGTGATCAGCTTGTGCCCGTTGGCCTTGCCTGGCTGCCCTTGTCCGATATTGCAGAGGAGATCCGTAGAAAGAAGGTGACTAAGGAGCGCGGGGGCGACTGGATGATCGGCTCTGCTTTGCAGCAAGGTCCCAGAAGCCAGCTCAGTTCTTCTGCATCCAACACGACCATGGAAAGCAGAAGCGATTTGCCGGGTCTTTCCTCTGCTTCTGCAAATGGATCCTCGACGGCATCAGCAAGCGACACAAACACAGTGACCTCCACCTGCTGGTTTGAGTTGGAACCTACGGGTCAGATATTGATCACTATTGGATTTACCAAGGCGAACGAGCACCGCAAAGGAGAACGGTACGCTTTTGGAGGTGGTTTAGGACGTCATGGTGCCATCCGtcaaagaaaagaagaaatttACGAGCACCATGGCCACAAGTTCGTCCAAAAGCAGTTCTACAACATCATGTGCTGTGCAGTTTGCGGCGATTTCCTCAGATACAGTGGATTCCAATGTGAGGATTGCAGATTTTTGTGCCACAAGAAGTGCTACAAGAACGTTATTAATAAGTGCatttccagaaccagcaCAGATTCTGCGCCAGAAGAAACACAGCTCAATCACAGAATTCCTCACAGATTTGAGCAGGTCACAAACAGAGGCACGAAATGGTGTTGTCATTGTGGCTATATCCTTCCATGGGGTAGAAAGAATATTAGAAAGTGTTCTGAGTGTGGCATATTCTGCCATGCTACGTGTTCGCATCTGGTTCCAGACTTCTGTGGTATGTCAATTGAAAAGGCAAGCCAGATTCTGTCTGCTATCAAGTCAACACAGGAAAGCAAAACTACCAAGCCTAAACCACCAGTTCCTACCCAATCTTCTGCTACTTTAACCACAATAAGCAGCAAAGCCGCTCCTTCCTTTGGGTCAGAACAGACTAAGGTGGACCATATCCCAACAGCACAGCATGAATATCCAAGTACCGCTGTCACAAAGCAAGCGTATCAGAAGCAACAACTGCAAACTGGTCCAGGGCAATATGAGGGTCGCCAGCTTCCAGAGATTCCATTGCAGAATAAGCCTGTACCTCCAACCCCTCAGCAGACTGGCTCGCATCCAGCTCCGCAGCCACAATCCAGACCAAGCACACAACCAGCTGCACAGCTTGCCCCACAACAAGCGGTCCCATCAGCCTCTCAAGAAGTTGCCAAACCTGTTGAGAAAAGATCTCCTGCTAAACAGAACGGCCCATCCTCTCACCGTTCGAAACAACGCCGTCATCGTCACAGATATGGTTTGGACGACTTCAATTTCGTGGCTGTTCTTGGTAAGGGTAACTTTGGTAAGGTGATGCTGGCCGAAAGCGTACACACACACAAGCTTTGTGCTATCAAGGTGTTGAAAAAGGATTTCATAATTCAAAACGATGAGGTGGAAAGCACAAAGTCGGAGAAAAGAGTGTTTATGATTGCCAACAAAGGGCAACATCCATTCCTCTTGAATTTACACCAGTGCTTCCAAACCGAAAATCGTATCTACTTTGTTATGGAGTACATCACGGGAGGAGATCTGATGTGGCATGTTCAACAGAAGCGCTTCTCTCTGAGAAGAGCACAATTTTATGCGGCCGAAGTTCTTCTTGCCTTGAAGTTCTTACACGAAAACGGCGTTATCTATAGAGACCTCAAGTTGGACAATATCATGTTGAGTGAGTCGGGTCATATTAAGCTCGGGGACTACGGTTTGTGCAAGGAAAATATGTGGTATGGAAACAAAACGTCCACGTTCTGCGGAACACCTGAGCTAATGGCACCTGAGATCTTGAAAGAACAAGGTTACGACAAGGCCGTTGATTGGTGGGCCTTTGGTGTTTTACTATACCAGATGTTGCTCACCAAGTCTCCATTCAAGGGTgaagacgaggacgaggtgTTCAATGCTATATTGACTGACGAGCCTCTGTACCCTATCAACATGGCTAAGGAAGCTGTTGACATCTTGCAACGTTTGCTGACACGAGACCCTGCGCAGCGTCTTGGTTCTGGCGAGGCGGATGCGCTTGAAATCATGGCGCACCCATATTTCGCAAACATCAATTTCGACGATGTTCTAAATCTGAGAGTGACTCCACCTTATATCCCCGAAATCCGCGACCCGCGCAAACCAGAGTGCTTTGATGAGGAATTCACCTCGCAGGCAGCAAAACTTACGCCTGTCAACAGTGTTTTATCGCCTTCCATGCAAGAGATGTTCAGAGGCTTTACTTACGTCAATGAGGAGAATGCCATTTAA
- a CDS encoding Diadenosine 5',5''-P1,P4-tetraphosphate phosphorylase II (AP4A phosphorylase): protein MVTVNTIQELCSLELASLVKSTFQKALQNGQLVFSPSKHEHYTDPQTGMECELMVVEGLRKRPINRPTQPGSDEKISSDKIEQVKAKNPFMKPEPELTVIDTLLHDYRLILNKFPNTEEHFLMVTKDFIQQDTLLQPVELELMLTILRKLNNSDDKFFAFFNSGPESGYSQFHKHIQFMKLPPGFHVYQNSLVENSDFYIPTETSESKKPLVNKNLTFKHFVLKLPKTFASEEEQQSTLALMYMYLFKRVLNVFREYEVDSSKLSYNFLMMDNWMMIIPRRNAFFDGIWQNSLGFMGLFTTKDETVKSKILHHGAGTILRECGFELDPTDDSHKYDEYSY, encoded by the coding sequence ATGGTAACAGTGAATACAATTCAAGAGCTTTGTAGCTTGGAGCTTGCCAGTTTGGTGAAAAGCACTTTCCAGAAAGCTTTGCAGAATGGACAACTGGTTTTTTCGCCTAGCAAACACGAGCATTACACTGACCCTCAGACAGGGATGGAGTGCGAGCTGATGGTGGTCGAGGGACTTCGCAAACGCCCTATAAATAGACCTACGCAGCCTGGATCTGACGAGAAGATTTCTagcgacaagatcgagcaAGTGAAGGCCAAAAATCCGTTTATGAAACCGGAGCCAGAATTGACGGTGATTGATACATTGTTGCATGACTACAGGCTCATTTTGAACAAGTTCCCCAACACGGAGGAGCACTTTTTGATGGTCACGAAAGACTTCATCCAGCAGGACACTTTGCTGCAGCCAGTAGAATTGGAGCTGATGCTCACCATTTTGAGGAAGCTGAACAACTCGGATGACAAGTTTTTTGCATTCTTCAACTCGGGACCTGAGTCAGGATACTCACAGTTCCATAAACACATTCAATTCATGAAACTGCCGCCTGGTTTCCATGTCTATCAAAATTCGCTAGTTGAAAACAGCGATTTTTATATTCCCACAGAGACGTCGGAGTCCAAGAAACCGCTTGTGAACAAGAACTTGACGTTCAAGCACTTCGTGCTCAAACTGCCAAAGACTTTTGCAtccgaggaggagcaacAGTCCACACTTGCTCTAATGTACATGTATTTATTCAAGCGCGTGTTGAACGTTTTCAGAGAGTATGAGGTGGATTCAAGCAAGTTGAGCTATAACTTTCTAATGATGGATAATTGGATGATGATCATACCTAGACGCAATGCCTTTTTTGACGGCATATGGCAAAATAGTCTTGGATTTATGGGTCTTTTCACGACCAAGGACGAAACGGTTAAGTCCAAAATTCTTCATCACGGCGCTGGGACTATCCTGCGTGAATGCGGATTCGAATTGGATCCTACTGATGACAGCCATAAATATGATGAGTACAGTTACTAG
- a CDS encoding GTP-binding protein ypt5, with product MSSNTATEHGQSAMRFAQFKLVLLGESAVGKSSIVHRFVKDSFTDSRESTIGAAFLTQTIQIDANTTVKFEIWDTAGQERYRSLASMYYRNAQAALVVFDITQESSLDKAKYWIKELQKQASSGIVIALVGNKLDLEEERKISKDEAQAFANELGLMYAEVSAKTGEKVKDCFKDIALKLPLEEKLSQQGQRRRRTVDLNQRPSTNEQQCAC from the exons ATGTCCTCTAACACAGCGACGGAACACGGCCAGTCCGCCATGAGGTTTGCACAATTTAAGCTTGTCTTGCTAG GCGAATCTGCGGTGGGAAAATCCTCTATTGTCCACAGATTTGTGAAAGACTCTTTTACAGACTCGCGGGAGTCTACCATCGGCGCAGCTTTTCTTACCCAAACCATCCAGATTGACGCTAATACGACCGTCAAGTTCGAGATATGGGACACTGCAGGCCAGGAAAGATACAGATCACTCGCCTCTATGTATTACAGAAACGCACAAGCAGCGCTGGTTGTTTTTGATATCACACAGGAATCGTCGCTCGACAAGGCTAAGTACTGGATCAAAGAacttcagaaacaagcaAGTTCAGGCATTGTGATCGCCCTGGTAGGAAATAAACTTgatttggaggaggagcgaAAAATCAGCAAAGATGAGGCCCAGGCCTTTGCCAACGAACTGGGACTCATGTATGCAGAGGTCAGTGCTAAAACGGGGGAGAAGGTGAAGGATTGCTTCAAAGACATTGCCTTGAAATTGCCACTGGAGGAAAAGCTGAGCCAGCAGGGCCAGCGCAGAAGACGCACAGTAGACCTGAATCAGAGACCTTCTACGAACGAGCAGCAATGTGCCTGCTAG
- a CDS encoding Increased rDNA silencing protein 4, whose protein sequence is MNMDSSLAAKAAVRKQSSQTASANEIVPHTASLARIKKANPQPILRNSHPRKSDGSASSVSSVRTKQTPVPSSADWGKRPSTPGKHASRTTWDSVNSNSSSAALAAASLVAKSKPSLMVSTSQPKLSTTPENLSSPSIRPVPVSLSSHSIPNLKSPNFGTAKPLSTNDPIPPHPDFYTDPLSKSPYNNSSPNRSAKSSVHSLSSSLKDDIKLLSPPPKVSHDGSISTSNSYSSLSLPMISEDEDYLYKDAPEEPSSSYSNWDLSYDFPKHALNQLPEPATIADYYDQNPSDNEKFDTKRPLSRKPPPAVEVNESTSILKEPAFAEPVVDDMPVSGDEALPQYPVSPVAEYRLPHHHHGLVRGAHGKKFQRMLGLQRHDSSQSTFPVPAEQDQHLKFKTTLRKEKHTKKGFNEAKPWKHHNDANYVTEEEKKRYEGVWAANKGSYVDDREESIVADAGQRIHGLVVRELWRRSRLSDETLERIWDLLIEHRKKEYFARQQDQDEQHDDLEFDDGTLTKEEFILGTWLVDQCLYGRKLPPTIHDELWNSVETRASVIVKPKKGNSRRKREKMLKKVGMA, encoded by the coding sequence ATGAACATGGACTCCTCTCTGGCAGCGAAAGCTGCCGTCAGGAAGCAGTCTAGCCAGACAGCCTCGGCTAACGAGATTGTCCCGCATACAGCGTCTTTGGCCCGCATCAAAAAGGCCAACCCACAGCCAATCCTTAGAAACTCGCATCCTCGCAAGAGCGATGGCTcggccagcagcgtgtCATCCGTGCGAACAAAACAGACTCCGGTGCCCTCCTCTGCAGACTGGGGGAAAAGACCATCAACTCCTGGTAAGCATGCCTCGCGCACGACTTGGGATTCGGTgaacagcaacagctcgtctgcAGCGCTAGCTGCCGCTTCGCTCGTCGCCAAGTCGAAGCCGTCGCTAATGGTTTCAACGAGCCAGCCAAAACTGTCCACTACTCCCGAAAATCTGTCCTCACCATCCATTAGACCTGTCCCTGTGAGTCTCTCGTCGCATTCCATTCCAAACCTAAAATCGCCCAATTTCGGCACAGCCAAGCCATTGAGTACCAACGACCCCATTCCGCCGCATCCAGACTTTTACACCGATCCGCTTTCTAAAAGTCCGTACAACAATTCGTCTCCCAACCGCTCTGCCAAGTCGTCAGTGCATAGCTTGAGTTCCTCTTTAAAAGATgacatcaagctgctgtCTCCGCCACCCAAAGTCTCTCATGACGGGTCTATCAGTACATCCAACTCGTACTCTTCCCTCTCATTGCCCATGATCtccgaggacgaggattATCTTTATAAAGACGCTCCCGAAGAGCCGTCATCTAGCTACAGCAACTGGGACCTCAGCTACGACTTCCCAAAACATGCCCTTAACCAGCTGCCCGAACCGGCTACAATAGCCGATTATTATGACCAGAATCCTTCAGATAACGAGAAATTTGACACGAAACGCCCACTGTCCAGAAAGCCACCTCCAGCGGTGGAAGTGAATGAAAGCACTTCGATCTTAAAAGAGCCGGCCTTTGCGGAGCCCGTTGTTGACGATATGCCCGTCAGTGGAGACGAAGCGCTACCCCAGTACCCTGTTTCCCCCGTCGCTGAGTATAGGTTGCCTCACCATCACCACGGACTGGTGAGAGGGGCGCACGGCAAAAAATTCCAGCGTATGCTGGGTTTACAACGACACGACTCGAGCCAATCGACATTCCCCGTGCCTGCTGAACAGGACCAGCATTTGAAGTTCAAGACGACGCTTCGGAAGGAGAAACATACGAAAAAAGGCTTCAACGAGGCAAAACCATGGAAGCATCACAATGATGCTAATTACGTgaccgaggaggagaaaaaacgATACGAAGGAGTCTGGGCAGCCAACAAGGGCTCCTACGTGGACGACAGGGAGGAAAGCATTGTGGCAGACGCCGGCCAACGGATCCATGGACTCGTCGTGAGAGAGCTTTGGCGCAGGTCAAGACTGAGCGACGAGACTTTGGAGCGGATCTGGGACCTTCTAATTGAACACCGCAAGAAAGAGTACTTTGCACGCCAACAAGACCAGGACGAGCAGCACGACGATCTGGAATTCGACGACGGCACGCTGACGAAGGAAGAATTCATTCTGGGGACATGGCTTGTCGACCAGTGTTTGTACGGGCGCAAACTGCCACCCACGATTCACGACGAGCTGTGGAATAGCGTGGAGACGCGCGCGTCTGTGATTGTGAAGCCGAAAAAAGGCAATAGCAGAcgcaaaagagaaaaaatgctgaaaaaagtcGGTATGGCATGA
- a CDS encoding HNRNP arginine N-methyltransferase, whose amino-acid sequence MTIGNFATDKKALPFSEQHYFSSYDHFGIHEEMLKDTVRTLSYRNAIMKNRHLFKDKIVLDVGCGTGILSMFAARAGAKHVIAVDMSNIIEMAQQIVDINGFSDKITLLRGKLEDVEMPYDKVDIIISEWMGYFLLYESMLDTVLVARDRYLKPGGLIFPDKANIQVALIEDGSYKDEKIFYWEDVYGFDYSPFIPLVMTQPLIETVENKTVVTNHFKLIEFDLNTVTIDELAFHKQFKLTATRDDLAHALVAWFDIEFPYDQPQNKVVFSTGPHVNYTHWQQTIFYLDQVLDLKKGETIEGSLASRPNEHNNRELDIELEWDFRASGDHDSRQQRGKFNYFLR is encoded by the coding sequence ATGACGATTGGTAACTTTGCCACTGACAAAAAGGCGCTGCCGTTCTCCGAGCAGCACTACTTTTCCTCATACGACCACTTCGGCATCCACGAAGAGATGCTGAAGGATACTGTGCGCACGCTGTCGTACAGAAACGCGATAATGAAGAATAGACACCTGTTTAAGGATAAGATTGTTTTGGATGTGGGATGCGGAACGGGGATTTTGTCGATGTTTGCCGCCAGAGCTGGTGCCAAGCACGTGATTGCCGTGGATATGTCGAACATCATTGAGATGGCTCAGCAGATCGTCGACATCAACGGGTTCTCGGACAAGATCACGCTCTTGAGAGGAAAATTGGAAGATGTCGAAATGCCTTACGATAAGGTGGATATCATCATTTCCGAGTGGATGGGGTACTTCCTGCTTTACGAGTCCATGTTGGATACAGTTTTGGTGGCCAGAGACAGATACCTGAAACCAGGAGGGCTGATTTTCCCTGATAAGGCCAATATTCAGGTTGCCCTGATTGAGGATGGCAGCTACaaagacgaaaaaatcTTTTACTGGGAGGATGTTTATGGATTTGACTATTCGCCGTTTATCCCTCTTGTGATGACGCAGCCTCTCATTGAGACCGTCGAGAACAAGACGGTGGTGACCAACCATTTCAAACTGATTGAATTCGACCTCAACACCGTCACgattgacgagctggctTTCCACAAACAATTCAAGCTGACGGCCACCAGAGACGATCTAGCTCACGCTTTGGTTGCGTGGTTTGATATCGAGTTCCCTTATGACCAGCCACAGAACAAAGTTGTATTTTCGACCGGTCCGCACGTGAATTACACTCACTGGCAGCAGACAATTTTTTATTTGGACCAGGTGCTGGACCTGAAAAAGGGCGAGACGATCGAGGGCTCGCTGGCCTCGAGACCCAACGAGCACAACAACAGAGAGCTGGACATTGAGCTGGAGTGGGACTTCAGAGCCTCGGGCGACCACGACTCGCGCCAGCAAAGAGGCAAGTTCAATTACTTTTTGCGGTAA